The genomic window CTAATACTACACGCAGGGGATCGCGGGGAACGCATCATTCAACAAGCGATGCCAGTCCTCGAACGCCAACAGAGCCTCAGGCTGTCCACATCCCCCACCCAGCCGAAGTCACGGAGGATGTGGACTCGCCCCTGGACCAGGTGTTCCAGACGCCCCCTCAAAGCGCCACTCGCCGTCGCCACAGCTCGCGGGATCTCACATTCACTCGACCGGAAGCTGGTAGCACAAGGCACGGCTCTATCTCGAGTATTGCGCAATCCCCTGTGAAATCACTCCCCTCAACCCCACAAGCGAAGCCACCGTCATCGCATGACGAACGAGCTAGCAAGCCCTCACGGCGGTCTGAGCACGGCAGCCAGCACGACCCTGACGCTGATGAGCGAGATTTCTTGGAGCAGGCTGGCCTTCTCGAATCGCGACCCAGTCGTGACCCTTCGGACAAGGCAACCATGTCGACGGGTGCAGACGGAACCGTCGAGCGTGGGACTTCTATTGACAAGGGTGACAGGAGCAAGATCCGCCGAAGTCTTCAGCGAACCCTTAGAGAGGGCGCTGGGCATCTGTCGCACCATCGCAACAGCAGGCGAGGCAGGGAGGTCGCAGGATCAGCAGAGGAGTCGGGACAGGACCAACAGCTATCCAGAGGCACAGGCAGCTTTGTGGTCCACGGCAAGAAGGCATCTGTCATCAATTTCGGTGATGGACTACAGAACATGTCCCAAGACGAGAAGATCCGCGCTCGAAAGCAATCACAGCAGCAGGAACCGCCATTGTCGCCTATGCCTAGTGGTCCTGAGGATGATGACTTTTACTCAGCTGTTGGTGTGCCAATAGAATCACACGAACGGAGAGAGTCAGTCGCGAGTGCAAGCACGGCTACTGCCAGAAGCTTCCGAGAGCTTCACAGGAAGTACTCGACCGCACAAGCAGCTAGAAGCACTTCGGCTGGCGGAAGACTGACGATCCCCTCGGACACTGAAAGCGAGGTTGCAGTCAGTTTCTCTGATGGGCGGCGAAGCCCCCTGCCCCCTATTGAAACAGAAACGGATGAGGAAGGTGATGATACCAGTGAGGAAAGGGGTCGGAGCATCAAACGAGACGAGCTGGAGAGTCGCGGCTCGGACGCGGAATCGCTGCAAGGCCTAGAGCAGCGATCCAGCCAGCCCATTCAGCCCGTCAACGCATGATATTAGAAAAAGGAGATAGCGGGAGGCTCTTGTGTGACATGTACTTTGTGTGTATTTAGCGTTCTTTCTTTCTGGGAATGGGCTGTCAGGGGCATTTTGGCTTGGAGCTTTTCCTTCGTTTACCAAGGGCTCAAACAAAGATGGGTgaaaaataagttattacCAGGGGAGAGACGGCCTTGGTCAGAGGCTCGGTGGTCCCCACAAGATGGTGGACGCCGAGCCGACATGATGAGGATTCATGTGTATTTAGATATTGCGGTGTCCCTTGAGCCCGTGTTGTTTTGCTTTGTCGACTGTTGAGCGGGCTTCATGATCTATCTTGGCGGAGCACATATAAAAAGTAAGCGTTAGAATTCCATCACTATCCCCCTTGCTGCATTTACATATACTTGGGTATCGAGAGATGCTGAAACAAGGTGATGTTCAAGAGTCTAAAGAGTGTTCGAGAAGATGAGTGTTCATTGGTGTCTTGCTGTTTCCCTTGACATTGTGACAATGTTGCGAATCAACATAAATCATTACAGTCATTGAAACGAGATATTCTACTTTctacccttcttcttcttcttggagctTTGGGGAGGCGCCTTTTCCACCTTGACGCCTCCTCCGCCTACGAGCTCCAGcgtctcttcctccttgacaATGCCTCCCTGTGTCTcgccagccttcttcttgcccttcttgcccttgggtCGGTATGAGCTCCGATCGCGCAGCGGCAGCCATCGCTCAGGGTCAGGCTTGGTGCCCTCCACGTAGTTCTTGGGCAGACGGATCTTTCTGCGGCGCTTGCGTGTCTTCTCGGCCGACTCAGGAGCTGATCGCTTGAGGGACTGCGAAGCCTTGCTGCTCGCGGTGGCGACACCGGCACCGAGAAGGGCAGTGACGTCAATGCCTTCGATGAGAGAGTCGACTGCGGGGAGGTTTCCGAGGTATTGCTCAACATGGGAAGGGTTGGAGGGAGCAAGGGATGCCACCagaccagcagcagcaatatCTGAGGCCTGTTGTTCGTTGATGAGTCTCTGGAACGAAGAACCAGCAAGCTGCAGGTCCTGAACGTTGGACGACTTCATCAGCTCGATACCGGCCTCCTCAAGTAGCGAAGTAGCAGTGCTGTGACGAGACTGCCAGTGTGTCGCCGCCTTGAcgagctcagccttggcggaTGACTCTCGGCTCTGGGCTCGCAGGAGTGTTACAAGCAGGGCGACAAGGCCAGGGCTGAACCGGGCATCTAAAGCATCAGGAGTCTCGATCTTCTCGAGGCGTTGCAGGAATGACTCCAGGATCGACAGTGCCGAGCCGGTGTGACCGTTGTTGAGTTGTATTTGAACAAGAGTCAAAGCGAGGCCGACATCGAGAGGTCGCTTCTTCGTTAGGTTGTGAATATTCCGTAGAAGTTCCTTTCCAGTGGTTCCTTGAGAGCTTGCAGCAGCATTGAAGACAGAGAGGATGCCTGCGTCGGCAGATGTCGTAGGGTGCTCCACGTTCTCAAGGAGAGCCTCGGTGCGGCTCTTGACACCAGGGGCCTTGAATGCTTGAAGATCGATAGCCAGCTTGTTGCGCCGGAGGATATTGGACTGTTGCTTGAAGAGCTTGGCGTGCTCTTCTTTTGCTGCCACTGATGAGAACTTGCGTTTAAGCAAGTGGGGGTTCTCGACGTTGGGCTCCAGAGCCACCAGGTTGTTCTCGGTGATCAACGAGAGATCAATATCCTCGTCGCTTGGGAGATGATTAGTTCCTAGGTTCACGGCGCGTATTCAAGTTTAGAAAACCCACCTTGAGCCTGGTAGTGAATTGTATAGCTCGAGGGCCTCCTTAAGCTTGCCCAGTTTCGCATAAACAAATGCCTGTTGAGCGAGAATGGGACGCATCTCAGCCTTCTTATCCTCCTGGGTAAGGTCATCAGAAGCGTCGCAGAGCCTGGCAGCACGTTGCAAAAGCTCAGCGGCAGTCTCAAGAGAGCCCCGAGCAATATGCGCACAAGCAGCATTGTAGCATAGTTCGAAACCATCAGAGTCTTGAACCGTGATGGCATCCACTGACGAGTAGCCTAACCAGTCAGATTGCGCAAAGGTAGCTCGAATGTTAATTCCGAGGTCGTTCTCCTCATCAGAAGCATCAGTGTCGAGAAGGCGGCTGTACAAAGAGCGTGCTTCGTCGAATCGTTCAGCTCGATAGGCAACTTGCGCAGCGACATGCTTGAAGCTCCGGCTGCTCTCAATACCGGCAGATTGCAGAACCTCGGtagcctcctcgagctttCCTGTCTTATAGAGTGCGTATGCATGTTCGAGGACACATCGAGAGAGTAGGGCGGTGCTGCCCTCTGCGATGGCGCGCAGGGCGTCGTCGAAACGATCGAGCTTCAGTAGGGCAACAATGCGGGTGTGCTGGCTAACGACGTCGTCCTTtttggccttgatggcagcgttggcggccttgagcatTTCATCGTGGTCTTCGATGGAGGCCTGGCGAAGCAAGGCGCTcagggcggcggcaggaTCTggagacatgatggcggcgcTATAGAGACGAATGCATGTCCGAGTGAAGCGAGGTTGATGACGATGTCAGCGACGAGGTGGTCGAGATGACTCGAGTAAGTGGTCCTTCTGCAGATCGTGTCGTCTTCGTCACCGCCTACCGCCGTCTTCGAGTGGTGCGCAAAGGTAGGTCGCGGATAGCTTCAATATGGTGTCGTATGTCTTGTCGTGATGTTCTGTCCGTGGCGGGGCACTTTCATTGCTCAGTGGCATTTTTGGACTGCGGGGCTCGCCAATTCGAGCTGTTCTgtggcagccttgacagTGTGGCTCATACCGTGTGAATTACTATTTGTACTGCCACTCAGATATATCCTTGAGTTGGGTTATCCTGCCTCAATCTTCGTTTGATGGCGTTTTCTCAAGGACGAGATGACAGGTCTTTTACAAGTGTTGAACCGAATTTCTTCTTAAAATGGGCCTCTAAACGGGTTCCACCACTTCTTGCGGCCTTGCACCTCTTCAGCATGGGGTGAACGAGGCAGATATGCCGTCCTCCACACATCTTGATCGCCATGCCCCTGCCTTGACCCGCGCCGTCTGACTTCTCCCAGCTTGGTGGAAACCGACGACCTGGTTACGATAGAGATGCGGTTCCGGTCTCCGGGAGCCTCCGGGGTGCGTTCGGCTCCGGGAGTTTGTTGGCGATGCCGATCTGCGGACCGCATTCCCCGCCGGCTTGCGGTTGCGGATTTCCTgctccttgtcttgtctcgctTGGACCGCCCTCCTGAGCCTTTCTGAGATCTGATTTCTCTCTGCTGGTCATTTCGGCGAGACTTTTGCCTCCCCCTACTAACCACGCTGCCCCGGGATCTGGAGCTTACCGTTGAGCCGACTCTGCTCGACAAGTCGTTCATGGCACGAATGGCATCCAGGCTCGAACCATTCGACAACGCCATGAGGGATTCGTAGTCGACCGGCTGATGCTCATGTCCTCCCAGGGCGTGGACGACATTGGCCAGGGCGGTGGTGAGCTTCTTTACGATGCGTCTCAGAGCAGATCGTGCAGGAGCTGGGGCATGCTTCAGATCCACGGCTCATGTGGTTTCACAAATATACGCAGACATGACTCACCATCGCCCTTTTCAAACCGAGCACCATTCTGCGAGAGGCGCGAGGAGTATGCTCGGCGAATTCGGGCTCGGTCAGAACGAAGCGAGCTGCTCAGCTCGGAGCGGGTCTCGCTGGCAGCTGCCTCATGACGATTGCTGCGGAAACGCTTGAGGAGAGACAGGCAGTCTGTATAAGTGTCGAGCAAGGAGGCGACAGTGGCCCCAAAATTGCCCATGATATGGTGTAATAACAACTCGGCTCGGCGGCGTGGCGTACAGTAACAGCGACAACAAAACAAGACCCGAAACTGCTCCGCCAGATTGCATAAGAATCGCGAGACGACGTCAAAGGGGCCCGCCACAGGGGACTGCACGTGGGCGCAAACAAGTTCTTTTGCAGGAGAGGCGTGCTGTGGGTGTCAAGGGACGAGGCAGTCAGCGGCCCACAGCCTCCCACTCCCGCCCACAGTCATCACCCACGGCCACCCACCCTGATGTCCGTTACGTACTGCGCTTCCGCTCGGAGCATTCACGGATGGGGATCATGATCGATGGCGGGTGGCCTTGGTCCAAGCTCTCGTGTCCACGAATCCGCACACAAGAGAGATTGGGGATTTCACACCGTACCGAGTCCAGCCGGTTCCAGAgatccatggccatggatccatggaaggatggatgaatggagaCAAAACTACGACGTACGCATTGCAATACCGACTTCGGAATGCATCCCAAAGGGACCCGCTGATGCGAACCTTGGCGGACGTGAGCCCAAACGAGCAAGTTTGTTTGATAACCCTGCATCAACAATGGCGTCGATAACGGCGGCATTCGAGGAGCCAAGGAGCCAAGAGTGCAGGCGGAAGGGCAGAAGGGAGACTTTAAAAAGGAAGCAGAGTCAAGAAATAACGCCCTTAGGGCCGACTCTACGAGCGACCTGAGTAAGGTACGGTACAGTAAAGTTGGGCGGGCGTTGGGGGGAAGTGTGACAGGTGACACACCGATGACGGCTTCGCCCTCCCGTCAATCAGGTCCCGCGATACTACGGAACGGGGACCGCGAGAACCGGAGAGATCAACAGGCGCAAGCGGGTGCGGGAAGAGCCACAAGAGGTCAACACCAGGAGTAGGAGGGCGAGGCCAATCTTGGCAGCCAAAAGGGTGTGGGGGTGGACCAGCCAGAGAGCGTCTGCTAATCAGCTCCAAGCGGCCCGCCCTTGTCGTCTCTTGTCTCGACCCAAGCGTCCATCAATCACCAGCGCAATCCTGACCACGGATCGCAACTCATGGTGCAAGAGCCCTGGCTCTTTGAAGTCAACCCCCTTGCGCCCGTCACGACCACCGCGTGGCCGCCCCCAACTTGCTCACAaccacccatccatccattgtcCTTGCCTTTGTGGCCCCCAAAACAGACGGGAATACACATGGGACAAGACACAGGCACCCAGGGACCGAGAACCAAGGACCGGCAAGGGGCCAAAGAGTCATGGGAGCCTAGGGGGGTCGGGTGTCCGGGGTCCAGCCAAGCAAGCGTGGACGGGTTATCAATCAGTGCCAGGTGTGGGTGGGCGTCCATCcgagggaagaaaaaaattTATCGCCCTTCTGCCCATCAATACAGAGCGTGCACGCGCGCCCAGGGTCTGAGGGTCCTGCGGGCTGGGACAGTTTTGGACCAGAGCTGGCGCGTCGCAGCAAATCAAGACGTCTGCGCTATCTGGGTCCTCTGGGTCTTTGCTGGGGCTCTACTGCATCCCCTGAGTTCCCCGTGCCCCTAGCCCTGCCCTAgatcccttcttcaacctctgGTGGGTGTTCTCTCGGCGTTCCGTGGGCCCCTTCCCGGCCCTCCAAAGCCCTCAAGGTCCTACCAACACGTCCCCGTGAACTTGGCCGTGGGCCCCTTCGCGTGGGCCTGTCGTTTGTCCCTCGCTGCTGCGGGCctttctttgccttgcctgGCCTGGGTTCTGGGGCTGCGCTCCGCTGGGCTACGTACCGTACTGGGCTCTCCGTGTCCTGGCCGCGTCCCCCcaccctcgtcgtcgcctgtGGTGCCATGGCCCTGCGGGTCTCGACGTGGGAGTTGTGATGCCATCAGCCAGCCAGCGGGCGCAACCGGTCTGGGATTCGTGGGTTGCCCGTCGACGTTGATGGCGAGAGCGGATGATAACGTCGCAGCAGTGGATCCCATTCAGCAGCACCCTTTCGGGTCCGCTAGCGAGATACCTCGCCCAGCATTTCGCAATCGCTCGCAATCGCCGTTCCCGTCGTCCTCTGTCCGCCTCGACTCGACATTCAGTCGCCTCGACCCGCAGACCTGGCCCGCGTACTCTGCTAACACGGTTGGCCGGAATCGCTCAACCCAGCATCCCTGGGGCTCGAATCTCGACATCGCCCTGCTTTATGATTAGAGCCGCCCGCCTGCTGCCCTGTGGGTTTTCCCTTCCGTGCTCCATCTCATATCTGGCTCCCACTGCCGCCGACCTTTCCATGGACGACGTATCTCGCCCTCGATCCCTCTCATCGACGCCTAGGTTCGACGAACCCCAATGTCACCGCCTCCCTCTCACTCTCCCCCACCGGCTTCGACGCCGCAGCTCGACGAGTCTCAGCTACCAAAGGGACAATGTCGCTACATCCTCATGATCCCAGAGCTCAAGGGCCAGCGGTGCGGCTGCATGGGTTTTGACCACAACAAATCGCTTCCCGGTGCCACATGCCACTGCGGCCATCTCTCCTGCTTCCATGTCCCTTCGGCGGACGCGCCTTCGCCtatcaagaacaaggccgAAATTGAACTCATCAAGCAACGCGTCCGGGAGATCGAAGAGAGCCTGGACAGGAACGACCATGATCGCCTCTCAGGCTTGATCTCTCGCATCAGCGAGTTGGAGGAGACTGttgagaagaacaaggaggaaGCTTCAGCTGAACTCAAGGGCTCCTATCGCAATGCCTCGGCCGCATGGCAGCTTGTCTCCCAGTTGGAGCAGAcggtgaagaagctgcaggaAACCGTCCAATCGCATGACGAGCAGATGACAAAGACGGGAATACAGGTGGACGAGTTGGTCAACCGTCAGCTGGAATTACTGGATAGCGACGAaatgatggaggagagaatCGAGAAGCTGGAAAGTGCTGAGCCCTTACTATCACCGCCCCAAGATATTGACTCTGCCGACACACCTTTTGAACCCTTACACCTATCGCCAACAACTACCAACACTCACCAACAAACTATCAACCCCCCACAACCTAACCAGACTTTTCGATCCCCAGCTATTGGACCCCTGAGACCATGGACCATCCATGTCTCCCTGATGCCCTCCAGAGAACAACCATTTCCATTTGAAAAGGACACCACCTCATATAAGAGATGTCTCTCCCGTGGCTTACACCGAATGATCGCAGTGGAAGGTGACGATGCCCACGCCTTCACAACCGCCGTTTCGCGGGCCTTTCAATCTCTGCTCAAAGGCCGGCCGTGGATGCCTCTGCAAGCAAAGCTGTGCGATGCCGAGCGTCTTCAAGGCTTGCCCATGCTTCGACAACTGGAACCCTCTTTCATCCACGGTCAATACGACAGGGCCTTCCTTCGACAACACTGTGCCGTCCTCGACGTAAGTGGCAAGATGGATTCGTTGTACATTGCCATGGAGCACGACACCCTGTCGTGGAACTTCCTGAAGCGATCGCCCATCTACCTCGAGGGGCTTGAATCTGCATGGGAGCACGACGTCGTGCTCGACCAGAAGGACGACCAAGACCCATCATCCAGAGATCACTATGGTGACGAGGGGGGTGACGAGTCACCCCCTGCCGGCAACATCGTTGGAGCCTTCAAAGGGCTGAAGCGTAGCATGTCTGAAGTGTCATGCTCATCAAGCCTGGACGACACAGAAGGACCCCTCACGAAACTGCCACGGACGTGCAAGTCGTCCCGACTAGAGATGCGACGCGGAGTCGAGACTGCGCGATAGGATGAGGAGGGATCGGGACGAGAGCACGGCACCAACAACTAAACACCACCATTTTGCGATTTCACTCACGGGCATTAGAAAAGGGACACCAAGGGATTATGAAAGCGACTGGTTTTCTCTGCACTGGGCATATAATTGGGGCGTTCAGACACTTTTGGGAAACTACTATTGAGATACCTCGGGCACTGCACTGGCCCGTCTTTTGAAACAAAAGAAAGGCTCGCTCTTTTTCGGGATGGTATGACTTGGGAATAAAGGGATttggttttttttttggaTTTGGATTTGGTTAGAAGCATAGACGAAAAGAGGTTGGAATATCCATCCCGATACTTGTACATGTACACataggaagaagaggattcCTCATGTTTGAGCCCTTACTTGCTACCTACGATACGATAACGATTTTGCCACGAGGGGCTTCATGTTTCACAAGCAGAGCCTCGCTGGTGATGACACGAGAGATGACGGTGTATCTGCCCGGGTCCAAGACATGTGTTGGGATGATATTGGTCTCCTTTGTTTCCTCTCACCACAGCGACAACAACACAGCTTGACTGAGATGCTTTGACAATAGATAACGCCATACCGCCCCCGGGTGGTATCGCTTCCACTCAGCCACCGGTGTCAGATAGAACCCCTGCACCGCAGGAATGGGCCTCATTGGGCCGATTAGATCTTTTTTTTCTGAGGCGGCATGAGGGTCAAGGTGAGATTTTCCCATGCCGCCCGCCCGTCAAACGGGCCCTATCACGGTGGTGGGGGTCGGTGAGCCTCAAACAGAGGCGGTCATGGCTTTGAGTCGCGTATACAGGCTGGACAGGGTCTCTTTGTACCCAAGAACTCTAATCAAACTGCCGTGTTGCTTATCTCGGTTCCGGAGAGCCGGATGGGCATCCCGTTTCGTTGATGTCCCAGACCGCCTTATGGCCGTTTGTATTGGATCTGCCGGCATGAAGTTGCTCTCGGCCATGACGTCGGGCGTAAACATTACCTGCGTGCACTatgtttgtttgtttgcaTTAGGGCTATGCCAATATATCCAGACACCGCGGCGTGTCGTTCATGTCAGATAGGCCCTGGACATCTGAGGCGCCT from Fusarium keratoplasticum isolate Fu6.1 chromosome 10, whole genome shotgun sequence includes these protein-coding regions:
- a CDS encoding Signal recognition particle subunit SRP72, which codes for MSPDPAAALSALLRQASIEDHDEMLKAANAAIKAKKDDVVSQHTRIVALLKLDRFDDALRAIAEGSTALLSRCVLEHAYALYKTGKLEEATEVLQSAGIESSRSFKHVAAQVAYRAERFDEARSLYSRLLDTDASDEENDLGINIRATFAQSDWLGYSSVDAITVQDSDGFELCYNAACAHIARGSLETAAELLQRAARLCDASDDLTQEDKKAEMRPILAQQAFVYAKLGKLKEALELYNSLPGSSDEDIDLSLITENNLVALEPNVENPHLLKRKFSSVAAKEEHAKLFKQQSNILRRNKLAIDLQAFKAPGVKSRTEALLENVEHPTTSADAGILSVFNAAASSQGTTGKELLRNIHNLTKKRPLDVGLALTLVQIQLNNGHTGSALSILESFLQRLEKIETPDALDARFSPGLVALLVTLLRAQSRESSAKAELVKAATHWQSRHSTATSLLEEAGIELMKSSNVQDLQLAGSSFQRLINEQQASDIAAAGLVASLAPSNPSHVEQYLGNLPAVDSLIEGIDVTALLGAGVATASSKASQSLKRSAPESAEKTRKRRRKIRLPKNYVEGTKPDPERWLPLRDRSSYRPKGKKGKKKAGETQGGIVKEEETLELVGGGGVKVEKAPPQSSKKKKKGRK